From the genome of Pseudonocardia sp. EC080619-01:
GGAGACCGACCGCTCCGCGCTGATCGACCTCCTGCGCAGGCTCGGGCTGCGGTCGCTGGGTGCGTTCGGCGCGCTGACCGAGGCCGACGTCGCCTCCCGGTTCGGTGCCGACGCGGTGGCGGCGCACCGGCTCGCCCGCGGGCTCGATCCGCGGCCTCCGGTGCGGCGGGTCCCGCCGGAGGAGCTCGCCGCGGCGATCGAGCTGGATCCGCCGGTGGACCGGGTGGACGCGGCGGCGTTCGCCGCCCGCGGGCTGGCCACCCGGCTGCACGAGGCGCTCGCCGGGCACGGCCTGGCCTGCACGCGGCTCGGCGTGCACGCCCGCACCGACAGCGGAGAGGATCTGCTGCGGGTGTGGCGGTGCGCCGAACCGCTGACTCCCGCGGGCACCGTCGACCGGGTGCGCTGGCAGCTCGACTCGTGGCTCGGCCGCGGCGGCTCCGGCACCCTGGTCGCCCTGCGCCTCACCCCGGAGGACACCGTGGTGGCCGGCGCGCTGCAGCGCGGGTTGTGGGGCGACGTCGGTGAGAACGACGAACGCGCCGGTCGCGCGCTGGTCCGGGTGCAGGCGCTGCTCGGCCCGGAGTCCGTGGTCACCGCGGTCCCGACCGGTGGCCGGGATCCCGGGGAGCGGGTCCGGCTGGTGCCCTGGGGTGAGGAACGGGTCGTCGAGGCGCCGGCACCCCCGCGGTCGGGGGTGCCGAAGGATCCGCCGGCGTCGTGGCCGGGCCGGTTGCCGGCGCCGTCACCGGCGACGGTCCTGCCGGACCCGGCGCCGGTCCGGCTGCTCGACGCCGATGGCTCCGAGGTGTCCCTGCCGGCCCCGGACCTGCTCGACGGGGACCCGCACCGGATCTCCGGTGGAGGTGGTCCGGACCGCGAGATCGCGGGCTGGGCCGGCCCCTGGCCGGTGCACACCCGCTGGTGGGCCCCCGACGCCCCCGGCCCCACGGCCCGGTTGCAGGTCGCGCTCGCGGACGGCGCGGCGTTGCTGCTCGTCCACCGCGGGACGCGCTGGGAGGTGGCCGGTGTCTACGACTGAGACGGCCGGGACGCGGGCCCCGCTACCGGGCGGGGACCCCCGTCATGTCCACCGCGAAGCGACCGATCGCGTTGCCCATCGCCGTGACGTTCCGGTCCAGCGCCACCCGGTCGATGTTGGTCAGCCGGTCGCACGGCGTGTGGTAGCAGGCGTCGTAGGACTGGCCGGGCGTCCCGCCCCACTTCTGCGCCTGCTCCGGGGTCTTCCGCTCCTCGGCGCCGGTGAACAGCCCGCCCGCCGGGATCCCCGCCTCGATGAAGGGGCCGTAGTCGGAGCGGCCGTCGAACGCGGTGCCCTCCGGGCCCTGCACACCGGCGGCGACCAGCGACTCGGTCAGGACCTGCTCCGCGGCCCCCGAACCGGGCGGTCCGGCCTCGCCGCCGAGGCGGTCCGAGTCGTCGCCGTCGTAGACCAGGTACGCCGCGTTCGGCGAGGCCACCATGTCGAAGTTCAGGTAGAGCCCGACCTTCGCCCGGTCCTGCTGCGAGAGCGACTCGACGTAGCGCGTCGCCCCGACCAGGCCGATCTCCTCGGCGCCCCACCAGGCGAAACGCACCTTCTGTCCGGCGGGCGGGGCCGCGCCGAGCTTCTGCGCGACGTCCAGCAGCGCGGCACTGCCGCTGCCGTTGTCGTTGATCCCCGCGCCCTCCGGCACGGAGTCCAGGTGTGCCCCGGCCATCACGACCCGGTCCGGGTCACCGGTGCTCGTCTCGGCGATCACGTTGCGGGAGGTCTGCTGCTGGATCGTGGTGTCCAGCAGGAGGGTGGCCTGCTGTCCGTCCCGGAGGGCGGCGCCGGCGGTCCTCTGCACGGCGGCGGTCGGCACGACGCCCGGTGTCTCGCCGAGGGTGGCGGGCAGCGCCGCGTCCTCGGTGTTGGTGACGATCACGGCCACCGCTCCGGCGGCCCCGGCCAGCCGCGACTTCTGCCCGAACTCGCAGACGCCCCGCTCGACGACGGCGATCGCGCCGGCCGGCATCTCGGCGTAGTCCTCGGCCTCGCACCCCGGGCTCGGATCCTGCGGGGCGCGCGGCCGGACCGACAGCGGTGCGGTCAGGCCGCCGGGCGGGGTGGCCGGCGAGAAGCTCAGCACCTCGGTGGGCACCGGCGCGCCCGCCACCGTCAGCCGGGCGTCGCCCGCGGTGAAGGTGCGGACGTCGAACGACGGCGTCTGCACGTCGTAGCCCGCCTCGCGCAGCGTGCGCGAGACGTAGTCGACGCTCGCGTCGTAGCCGGGGGTGCCGATCGCCCGGTTGCCGTCGTTCGCGTCGGCGATCTTCTGCAGCTGCTCGAGGTGGGCGTAGGCGGCGTCACCGCTCACCGCCCCGGCCAGCCGGGCGGGCAGGCCCGGATCGGACTGGGGTGTGGCGCCGTCGGTGCCGGCGGCCCCCGGCGGGAGGACGGCCGTGCCCGGTCCGGCCGGGACGTTCGCGCAGGCGGCCAGCGCGGCCACCGCCACACCGGCTCCGAGCACCCGAGCCAGGCGGCGGCCGGCCACCCGGCGCCGGGTGCTGCCGCCCGGCGTCGTTCCCGTCGTTGCCGTCCTCATGGTCCCCCCACTGTCCGGCCCGGTCCCGGGCGTCGTCGGCACCGGCGGTCCGGTGCTCGTGGTGCGCGGCCGGACACGGTCCGGGTGCACGGCGTCGCACCAGGATCCGTCATCAGGTGTGGACGTGTCGTGAACTCTCGATCTCGACACGGGGTCCCCGATCGGGCGGTATGTCCCGGGAACCGGACGAACGGAGCGGATCCACGGTCGGTTCACGGTCCTGTCTCAGGACTTCCACAGGTTCGGCTGGTGGACTCGTTCCTGTCGGTGAGGCACTCGCGAGCAGCCCGCCGACATCCGACAGGGCCCTCCGGGTGGCCCCGCGGCCCGGCGCTGGGGAGCGGCCGGTGCCGTGGAGGAATCCGGTACCGCCGTGCGGGGCCGCCCGGCGCTGGGGAGCGGCCGGCCGGTCCCCGCACGGCACGCCCGTCGCCTCCCTCCGGTCCCGCGCGGGAGCACTCGCGCATCGAACTGACGTTCGAGTACTCTCGGGCCGTGGGCTGGCAGAATCCGGACGTCCCGTGGTCCGAGCTGGAGGGTGCGCTCTCGGGCCGGTCCGTCCGCGACGGTTCGAGCCT
Proteins encoded in this window:
- a CDS encoding DNA polymerase Y family protein, which translates into the protein MSAAGSAADVADPAARGPGGAGARVPDPRVLAVWSPDWPVTAAARAAHVPAHRPAAVFHANRVLACSAIARRHGVRRGLRRREAQARCPDLAVLAPDPGRDARLFEPVAAAVEGLAPGVEVVRPGLLVLPARGPVGWFGGEREAIERLIDQVALHAATECQIGVADGMFAAELAARRGRGVPSGRSAEFLAPLEVAELDRDPETDRSALIDLLRRLGLRSLGAFGALTEADVASRFGADAVAAHRLARGLDPRPPVRRVPPEELAAAIELDPPVDRVDAAAFAARGLATRLHEALAGHGLACTRLGVHARTDSGEDLLRVWRCAEPLTPAGTVDRVRWQLDSWLGRGGSGTLVALRLTPEDTVVAGALQRGLWGDVGENDERAGRALVRVQALLGPESVVTAVPTGGRDPGERVRLVPWGEERVVEAPAPPRSGVPKDPPASWPGRLPAPSPATVLPDPAPVRLLDADGSEVSLPAPDLLDGDPHRISGGGGPDREIAGWAGPWPVHTRWWAPDAPGPTARLQVALADGAALLLVHRGTRWEVAGVYD
- a CDS encoding M28 family metallopeptidase — protein: MRTATTGTTPGGSTRRRVAGRRLARVLGAGVAVAALAACANVPAGPGTAVLPPGAAGTDGATPQSDPGLPARLAGAVSGDAAYAHLEQLQKIADANDGNRAIGTPGYDASVDYVSRTLREAGYDVQTPSFDVRTFTAGDARLTVAGAPVPTEVLSFSPATPPGGLTAPLSVRPRAPQDPSPGCEAEDYAEMPAGAIAVVERGVCEFGQKSRLAGAAGAVAVIVTNTEDAALPATLGETPGVVPTAAVQRTAGAALRDGQQATLLLDTTIQQQTSRNVIAETSTGDPDRVVMAGAHLDSVPEGAGINDNGSGSAALLDVAQKLGAAPPAGQKVRFAWWGAEEIGLVGATRYVESLSQQDRAKVGLYLNFDMVASPNAAYLVYDGDDSDRLGGEAGPPGSGAAEQVLTESLVAAGVQGPEGTAFDGRSDYGPFIEAGIPAGGLFTGAEERKTPEQAQKWGGTPGQSYDACYHTPCDRLTNIDRVALDRNVTAMGNAIGRFAVDMTGVPAR